A genomic region of Drosophila kikkawai strain 14028-0561.14 chromosome X, DkikHiC1v2, whole genome shotgun sequence contains the following coding sequences:
- the LOC108074165 gene encoding cytoplasmic dynein 1 intermediate chain isoform X13, which translates to MDRKAELERKKAKLAALREEKDRRRREKEIKDMEEAAGRIGGGAGIDKDQRKDLDEMLSSLGVAPVSEVLSSLSSVNSMTSDNSNTQTPDASLQATVNGQSGLKKQPLNLSVYNVQATNIPPKETLVYTKQTQTTSTGGHERDDEYNLNPGLEWEDEFTDDEESSLPHLDNGFTSKLPPGYLTHGLPTVKDVAPAITPLEIKKETEAKKEVNELSEEQKQMIILSEDFQRFVVRAGRVIERALSENVDIYTDYIGGGDSEESSDERSHARLSLNRVFYEERWSKNRCITSMDWSTHFPELVVASYHNNEESPNEPDGVVMVWNTKFKKTTPEDIFHCQSAVMSTCFAKFNPNLILGGTYSGQIVLWDNRIQKRTPIQRTPLSAAAHTHPVYCLQMVGTQNAHNVISISSDGKLCSWSLDMLSQPQDTLELQQRQSKAIAITSMAFPANEINSLVMGSEDGYVYSASRHGLRSGVNEVYERHLGPITGISTHYNQLSPDFGHLFLTSSIDWTIKLWSLKDTKPLYSFEDNSDYVMDVAWSPVHPALFAAVDGSGRLDLWNLNQDTEVPTASIVVAGAPALNRVSWTPSGLHVCIGDEAGKLYVYDVAENLAQPSRDEWSRFNSHLNEIKLNQSDEV; encoded by the exons ATGGATCGCAAGGCTGAGCTGGAACGCAAGAAGGCCAAGCTGGCCGCTTTGCGCGAGGAGAAGGATCGAAGGCGGCGCGAGAAGGAGATCAAGGACATGGAGGAAGCGGCCGGCCGAATTGGCGGCGGTGCTGGCATTGATAAAGATCAGCGCAA GGATCTCGACGAAATGCTGTCCTCGCTGGGCGTGGCCCCCGTATCCGAGGTGCTCTCCTCCCTGTCCTCCGTCAACTCGATGACGTCGGACAACTCCAACACACAGACCCCCGATGCCAGCTTGCAGGCCACCGTCAATGGGCAAAG CGGCCTCAAGAAACAGCCCCTCAACCTGAGCGTCTACAATGTCCAGGCAACGAACATTCCACCAAAGGAGACGCTGGTCTATACGAAACAGACACAGACGACCAGTACCGGCGGACACGAACGTGATG ATGAATACAATCTTAATCCGGGTTTAGAGTGGGAGGATGAATTCACAG ATGACGAAGAGAGCTCGCTGCCGCATCTGGACAATGGATTCACTTCCAAGCTGCCCCCGGGTTATCTCACCCACGGCCTGCCCACCGTCAAGGACGTGGCCCCGGCCATTACGCCGCTCGAGATCAAGAAAGAGACTGAGGCGAAGAAAGAGG TCAACGAGCTGTccgaggagcagaagcagatGATCATCCTATCGGAGGACTTCCAGCGGTTTGTGGTGCGCGCCGGCCGCGTTATCGAGCGAGCCCTCTCGGAGAACGTGGACATCTACACGGACTACATTGGCGGCGGCGACAGCGAGGAATCCAGTGACGAGCGATCGCATGCACGGCTCTCACTGAATCGAGTTTTCTACGAGGAACGCTGGTCGAAGAACCGCTGCATCACCAGCATGGATTGGTCCACGCACTTCCCGGAGCTAGTGGTGGCCTCGTATCACAACAACGAGGAGAGCCCCAACGAGCCCGATGGCGTCGTAATGGTCTGGAATACAAAGTTTAAGAAGACCACGCCCGAGGACATCTTTCACTGTCAGAGCGCGGTGATGTCCACCTGCTTTGCCAAGTTCAATCCCAACCTGATCCTCGGCGGCACCTACTCGGGCCAGATTGTGCTGTGGGACAACCGTATCCAGAAGCGCACTCCCATTCAGCGCACGCCGCTAAGTGCTGCTGCCCACACGCATCCCGTTTACTGCCTCCAAATGGTGGGCACCCAGAATGCGCACAATGTCATCTCCATATCCTCGGACGGCAAGCTGTGCTCCTGGTCTTTAGACATGTTGTCACAGCCGCAGGACACGCTCGAGCTGCAGCAGCGACAGTCGAAGGCCATCGCCATTACATCCATGGCCTTCCCGGCCAACGAGATTAACTCGTTGGTGATGGGCAGCGAGGACGGTTACGTCTACTCTGCCTCGCGCCATGGCCTTCGCTCCGGTGTCAACGAGGTGTACGAACGGCATCTGGGCCCCATCACTGGCATTTCCACACACTACAACCAACTCTCGCCGGACTTTGGCCACCTTTTCCTCACCTCGTCGATCGACTGGACCATCAAGCTTTGGTCGCTTAAG GACACAAAGCCGCTGTACTCGTTCGAAGATAACTCGGACTATGTGATGGACGTGGCCTGGTCGCCAGTTCATCCGGCTCTCTTTGCCGCCGTCGACGGCAGTGGCCGTTTGGATCTGTGGAACCTCAACCAGGACACCGAGGTGCCAACAGCCTCTATCGTTGTGGCGGGAGCACCGGCGCTAAATCGCGTCTCCTGGACGCCCTCCGGCCTGCATGTATGCATCGGCGACGAGGCCGGCAAGCTGTACGTGTACGATGTGGCCGAGAATCTGGCACAGCCGTCGCGGGACGAGTGGTCGCGGTTCAACTCGCATCTCAACGAGATCAAGCTCAACCAGAGCGACGAAGTCTAG
- the LOC108074165 gene encoding cytoplasmic dynein 1 intermediate chain isoform X8, with amino-acid sequence MDRKAELERKKAKLAALREEKDRRRREKEIKDMEEAAGRIGGGAGIDKDQRKDLDEMLSSLGVAPVSEVLSSLSSVNSMTSDNSNTQTPDASLQATVNGQSGLKKQPLNLSVYNVQATNIPPKETLVYTKQTQTTSTGGHERDGYMEDWWRPRKGTHAKKTAAHATDYYDDEESSLPHLDNGFTSKLPPGYLTHGLPTVKDVAPAITPLEIKKETEAKKEVNELSEEQKQMIILSEDFQRFVVRAGRVIERALSENVDIYTDYIGGGDSEESSDERSHARLSLNRVFYEERWSKNRCITSMDWSTHFPELVVASYHNNEESPNEPDGVVMVWNTKFKKTTPEDIFHCQSAVMSTCFAKFNPNLILGGTYSGQIVLWDNRIQKRTPIQRTPLSAAAHTHPVYCLQMVGTQNAHNVISISSDGKLCSWSLDMLSQPQDTLELQQRQSKAIAITSMAFPANEINSLVMGSEDGYVYSASRHGLRSGVNEVYERHLGPITGISTHYNQLSPDFGHLFLTSSIDWTIKLWSLKDTKPLYSFEDNSDYVMDVAWSPVHPALFAAVDGSGRLDLWNLNQDTEVPTASIVVAGAPALNRVSWTPSGLHVCIGDEAGKLYVYDVAENLAQPSRDEWSRFNSHLNEIKLNQSDEV; translated from the exons ATGGATCGCAAGGCTGAGCTGGAACGCAAGAAGGCCAAGCTGGCCGCTTTGCGCGAGGAGAAGGATCGAAGGCGGCGCGAGAAGGAGATCAAGGACATGGAGGAAGCGGCCGGCCGAATTGGCGGCGGTGCTGGCATTGATAAAGATCAGCGCAA GGATCTCGACGAAATGCTGTCCTCGCTGGGCGTGGCCCCCGTATCCGAGGTGCTCTCCTCCCTGTCCTCCGTCAACTCGATGACGTCGGACAACTCCAACACACAGACCCCCGATGCCAGCTTGCAGGCCACCGTCAATGGGCAAAG CGGCCTCAAGAAACAGCCCCTCAACCTGAGCGTCTACAATGTCCAGGCAACGAACATTCCACCAAAGGAGACGCTGGTCTATACGAAACAGACACAGACGACCAGTACCGGCGGACACGAACGTGATG GATATATGGAGGACTGGTGGCGTCCACGTAAAGG CACGCACGCAAAAAAAACTGCAGCTCATGCTACGGATTATTATG ATGACGAAGAGAGCTCGCTGCCGCATCTGGACAATGGATTCACTTCCAAGCTGCCCCCGGGTTATCTCACCCACGGCCTGCCCACCGTCAAGGACGTGGCCCCGGCCATTACGCCGCTCGAGATCAAGAAAGAGACTGAGGCGAAGAAAGAGG TCAACGAGCTGTccgaggagcagaagcagatGATCATCCTATCGGAGGACTTCCAGCGGTTTGTGGTGCGCGCCGGCCGCGTTATCGAGCGAGCCCTCTCGGAGAACGTGGACATCTACACGGACTACATTGGCGGCGGCGACAGCGAGGAATCCAGTGACGAGCGATCGCATGCACGGCTCTCACTGAATCGAGTTTTCTACGAGGAACGCTGGTCGAAGAACCGCTGCATCACCAGCATGGATTGGTCCACGCACTTCCCGGAGCTAGTGGTGGCCTCGTATCACAACAACGAGGAGAGCCCCAACGAGCCCGATGGCGTCGTAATGGTCTGGAATACAAAGTTTAAGAAGACCACGCCCGAGGACATCTTTCACTGTCAGAGCGCGGTGATGTCCACCTGCTTTGCCAAGTTCAATCCCAACCTGATCCTCGGCGGCACCTACTCGGGCCAGATTGTGCTGTGGGACAACCGTATCCAGAAGCGCACTCCCATTCAGCGCACGCCGCTAAGTGCTGCTGCCCACACGCATCCCGTTTACTGCCTCCAAATGGTGGGCACCCAGAATGCGCACAATGTCATCTCCATATCCTCGGACGGCAAGCTGTGCTCCTGGTCTTTAGACATGTTGTCACAGCCGCAGGACACGCTCGAGCTGCAGCAGCGACAGTCGAAGGCCATCGCCATTACATCCATGGCCTTCCCGGCCAACGAGATTAACTCGTTGGTGATGGGCAGCGAGGACGGTTACGTCTACTCTGCCTCGCGCCATGGCCTTCGCTCCGGTGTCAACGAGGTGTACGAACGGCATCTGGGCCCCATCACTGGCATTTCCACACACTACAACCAACTCTCGCCGGACTTTGGCCACCTTTTCCTCACCTCGTCGATCGACTGGACCATCAAGCTTTGGTCGCTTAAG GACACAAAGCCGCTGTACTCGTTCGAAGATAACTCGGACTATGTGATGGACGTGGCCTGGTCGCCAGTTCATCCGGCTCTCTTTGCCGCCGTCGACGGCAGTGGCCGTTTGGATCTGTGGAACCTCAACCAGGACACCGAGGTGCCAACAGCCTCTATCGTTGTGGCGGGAGCACCGGCGCTAAATCGCGTCTCCTGGACGCCCTCCGGCCTGCATGTATGCATCGGCGACGAGGCCGGCAAGCTGTACGTGTACGATGTGGCCGAGAATCTGGCACAGCCGTCGCGGGACGAGTGGTCGCGGTTCAACTCGCATCTCAACGAGATCAAGCTCAACCAGAGCGACGAAGTCTAG